From the Polaribacter tangerinus genome, the window CTTTAGAGGTTTCTGTAAAAAAATCTTTTTTGCCTTTTATATCTTCTGTGGTAATTCCTAGAACTAATGATTTTTCTACAGCTCTTTCTATTGCTTCTGCCTCATCGTGTAAGCCCAAATGTTCTAATAATAGTGCTGCTGATAAAATAGAAGCTAATGGATTTGCGGTGTCTTTGCCTTTTGCTTGCGGAAAAGACCCATGAATTGGCTCGAATAAAGCATTCTTTTCTCCAACAGAACTAGAGGCTAACAACCCTATTGAACCACCAATTACACTTGCTTCGTCTGAAATAATATCTCCGAAAAGATTTTCTGTTAAAATAACATCAAATTGTTTTGGATTTAAAATTAGTTGCATTGCAGCATTATCTACAAAAAGAAAATCTAAAGTTACATCTTTGTATTGTTTTGCAATTTCAGAAACAGTTTTTCGCCATAAACGCGATGTTTCTAAAACATTTGCTTTGTCTACCAATGTTACTTTTTTCCTTCTGTTTTGCGCTGCTTTAAAAGCTAAATGTGTAATTCTAGAAATTTCGTCTACCGAATACAAGCATGCGTCATAGGCAGATAAACCATCTTTACTTACCTCTTTTTTACCGAAGTAAATACCGCCAGTTAGTTCTCTATAAATTACAATATCAGTTCCTTGAATAACTTCTTTTTTAAGCGGTGAATTTTCAATTAATTGATTGTAGGCTTTTATAGGGCGAACATTACAAAAAAGTCCTAATTCTTTTCTTAGCTTAAGCAATCCTTGTTCTGGCCTTACTTTTGCTTCTGGATTATTGTCATATTTTAAATCGCCAATAGCACCAAATAAAATAGCATCTGCTGCTTTACAAATATCAATTGTCTTGTCTGGTAAAGGGTTTCCAGTAGCTTCTATGGCACAAGCACCCATTTGTGCTTCTTTATATAAAAACACGTGGTTGTAAGCGTAAGCAACAGCATCTAATGCTTTTTTTGCTTGATTGGTAACCTCTGGGCCAATACCATCTCCAGGAATTACTGCAATTGTATATTTCATCTTTATTACTGTATGTTAGTTGTTAACAAAGGTAGCTGCATTTCTAATAATAAAAATTATTAAAGTGATACAGCCACCATTGAAGACAAATTTTTAATGGTTTACACCATTGCTATTTTAGAAATTTTATTTACTTGTTTCATTATTTGATGAATATCGTCATCTTTTACTTCTTTTTGAACATCGGCCGTTTTTAAGAAAGATGTATATGCACTGTCTAATTGTACTTTGGTTAATTCGTAGCCAATTTTTTTGGCTCTGTATGCCAATGCAGCTCTACCACTTCTGGCTGTTAAAACTATAGCACTTTCTGTAACACCAACATCTTCGGGATTCATAATTTCATAGGTTTCACGGTTTTTTATAACTCCGTCTTGATGTATTCCAGAACTATGTGCAAAAGCGTTGGCACCTACAATAGCTTTATTTGGTTGTACTGGCATTCCCATACTTTCCCTAACCAAAATACTAGTATCGTATAATAATTTTGTATTGATAGAAGTTTCTAAATTTAAGTAAGGGTGTTGCTTAAGCACCATTACAACTTCTTCTAAAGCGGTGTTTCCTGCACGCTCACCAATACCGTTTATTGTGCACTCAATTTGACGTGCACCATTAATAACTCCTGAAATTGAATTGGCAGTTGCTAAACCTAAATCGTTATGACAATGACACGATAAAATGACATTATCTACCCCTTTAACATGCTCTTTTAAATACTTAATTTTTGCGCCATACTCTTCTGGCAAACAATAACCTGTAGTATCTGGTATATTTAAAACAGTTGCACCAGCTTTAATAACTTCTTCGCATACTTTTGCTAGAAACTCATTATCGGTTCTACCTGCATCTTCTGCATAAAACTCTACATCTTCTACAAAAGATTTGGCATATTTTACTGCCCTTACAGCCCGTTCTATCACCTTATCTCTTGTAGAGTTAAATTTAAATTTTATATGAGAATCACTAGTACCAATACCAGTGTGTATTCTTGGGTATTTTGCATAATTAAGTGCTTCTGCTGCTACTTTAATATCATTTTCTACCGCGCGTGTTAATCCACAAACTGTAGCATTTTTTACAATTTTAGCAATTTCAGAAACAGAAGTAAAATCTCCAGGACTAGATACTGGGAAACCAGCTTCAATTACATTTACCCCTAATAAATCTAATCTTTCTGCAATTACCAATTTTTGTTTAGTGTCTAATTTACATCCCGGAACTTGTTCTCCATCTCTTAATGTAGTATCGAAAATTTGTACTTGATTGTCTTGCATAATTTTTTAAAGATTATCTTTATAGTTAAATCAAATGTATATCTTGTGCACTAAATTTGTGCAAAAAAAAAGGAAGTATATACGATTTCTAGCACGACTAAATAAATGATAAAAAACTAATAAACAATTACTTATGAGCAAAATCATTACATCCGCCAATCAGCAAAATGATGCTCTTTTTGTATTAATAAAGTCTTTAACTAAGTCAGAAAAAAGACAATTTAATTTATATGTTGGTCGACTTGGTGGTAATATTGATGCAAAATTTTTCTCTTTATTTAAGTTTTTAGAAAAGCTAAAAGTGTATGATGAAAAGGTAATTATTGGTAGTGGCATTGTTTCTAAACAACAACTTTCTAATTTAAAAGCACATTTATACAAACAAATTTTAATTAGTTTACGTTTAAACCCAGCGCATAAAAATATTAGAATTCAAATTAGAGAGCAATTAGATTTTGCTACCGTATTGTACCAAAAAGGGCTTTACAAACAGAGCTTAAAACTTTTAGACAAAGCGAAGAATTTAGCACTAGAAAATGAAGAAAAAAATATTGCTTATGAAATTGTAGAATTAGAAAAAGTTATAGAAACTCAATACATTACTCGAAGTTTAAGCAACCGTGCAGACCAACTTTCTATACAGGCAAAAGAACTGAGTCAGCACAACGTAATTGCAAGTAAATTATCTAATTTATCTTTACAATTATACAGCTATTTATTGCAAAGTGGTTATGTAAAAAATGAAAAGGAACTTGCGTTTGTAAATACTTATTTTGAAGAAAGATTACCAAAATACAAGTATAAAAACCTAGGTTTTAGAGAAAAATTATGGTTATATAAAGCACATTTATGGCATAGTTTTTTAACACAAGATTTTTTGCAAAGCTATAAGTATGCTAGCAAATGGGTAAGCTTGTTTCGAAAAAACACCAAACTTATAAACCTGCATCCTGTTTTTTATTTAAAAGGTATTAACTATTTATTAGAAGCATGTTTCTTTGTGAAAAAAACATCTACTTTTAAAGAGGAATTGGCATTGTTTGAAAAAGATATTGCTTCGAAAAACATTCCACTAAACACAAATACCGAACTACTTATTTTCGAATATTTATATGCCAATAAACTCCATTTACATTTTTTAGAAGGCACTTTTTCTGAAGGGGAATATTTGGTAGCTAACATCAACGAAAAAATTGAGACATATAAAAACAGATTGGACAATCATTATGTGGTGATGCTTTATTATAAAATTGCTTGTTTGTATTTTGGAATGGGAAAAAATGAGCTTTGCATTACTTATTTACAAAAAATTATTAGCTCTAAAGATATCGGCTCTGCAGAAGACTTACAGTGTTTTGCCAGAATTTTAAACCTTATTGCTCATTATGAGTGTGGCTTAGATTATGACTTAGAAAGGCAGTTTTTAGATACTTATAAATTTCTATTAAAAATGGAAAATTTACAAGAAGTACAAAAAGTATTTCTTACTTCTATAAGAGATTTAAGTGATGTTTTTCCGCATGAAATAAAAAATGAATTCAAGAAAATTTATTCAAAACTTAAAAAATTTGAGAATCATCCCTACGAAAAAAGAGCCTTTTTATACTTAGATATTTTGTCGTGGTTAGAAAGTAAAATTGAAAACAAACCAATAGCAGTTATCATTAAAGAAAAATCAAAATTAATTACTAAATAATAGTAAATTCGTTTTTTACGAGTAGTTATTTTTACAAAACAACATAAATTAAGGAGTTTTTAAAAAAAATTACTAATTGCTGTTGCTAAATTAAATAATTACAATACTTTTGCTTTGTGAGTATAAATAAGCAACATACAAATTTCTTCAAAACCATCTCTTTGGTTGGTATGTCTATGCAAACAACTACTCGCACTACTACAACAATTACCCTTTAGGGGTTGTTTATTTGCATATAAAATTTAGGGTACACATATTTTCGAATTCATCGAATACAAAAATTATATATTAATTTTCATTAAAATAAAAAAATGAAAGTATTAAAGTTTGGAGGCTCTTCTGTAGCCAACTCAGAAAACATCAAAAAAGTTTTACACATTGTTAAAGAAGCATCAGAAAAAGAAAAAATTGTAGTAGTGGTTTCTGCCTTTGGCAAAACCACCGATGCTCTTTTAGAGGCTTCTAAGGATGCATTAACAAACCTAGAGGCAGCAAAAAAAAGAGTATCGGCTATAAAAGTTCATCATTTTGAAATTATCGATACATTATTATCAACCAATAAAAAAGAAGTTCAAGATCATATAACTGCTTTATTTGATAGACTTTATGCAATTTATGATGGTATTTTTTTATTGCAAGAATTATCTGACAAAACAACTGCCAAAGTAGTTAGTTTTGGTGAGCGTTTATCTTCATTAATTATTGCCAATGCCGCAAATGAGATAATGAATGCATCGCACAAAAAAAGTACTGAACTGATATACACAAATAATGATTATTTAAATGCTCAAGTAAACTTTAAAAAAACCAATGAAAAAATACGCGACTACTTAAGCAAAAACTCTTTTCAGGTTACAATTTTAGGTGGTTTTATTGCAACCAATAACGCGCATGAAATTACCACACTTGGTAGAGGTGGTTCAGATTATACTGCAGCTATTTATGCTGCCGCGCTAGCTGCTAGTGAGCTTCAAATATGGACAGACGTTTCGGGAATGTATACTGCAAACCCTCGTATTGTTAAACAAGCGTATCCTATTTCAGAAATTTCGTACGAGGAAGCTATGGAGTTATCTCATTTTGGTGCTAAAGTTCTTTATCCGCCAACAATACAACCAGCCTTAAGAAAAGAAATTCCTATTCGAATAAAAAACACCTTTAAACCCGAAAAAAAAGGGACACTAATTCGTAAGAATTTACAGACAAAAAATGGCGTTAAAGGCATTTCTTACATAGAAAACATTTGCCTAATTACCTTAGAAGGAGGAGGTATGGTAGGTGTGCCTGGCTTTTCTAAACGCTTGTTCGAAACACTTTCTGGAGCTGCCATAAACGTTGCTTTTATAACTCAAGCATCTTCTGAACACTCTATATGCGTTGGTATTTACGAACAAGACGCTCATAAAGCAAAACAACTTTTAGACGATACTTTTTCAATTGAAATAACACGAAAAAAAATTAAACCGATCATCATAGAAAAAGAGTTGGCTATTATAGCAGTGGTAGGAGAAAGTATGAAAAATCATCAAGGCTTAAGCGGACAAATGTTTAGTGCCTTAGGAAGAAATAACGTAAATATTAGGGCGATAGCTCAAGGATCATCAGAAAAAAATATTTCTGCGGTGATACATAAAAATAATGCCAAGAAAGCATTAAACACGTTACACGAGCAGTTTTTTGAAGAAAAAACAAAACAACTTAATCTTTTTATTACCGGTGTAGGAAATGTTGGCGAAAAATTTTTAGCCCAAATTGCTCAACAAAAAAAATATTTAAAAGAAAATTTAAAACTTAATATTCGAGTGATTGGCTTGTCTAATTCTAAAAAAATGGTTTTTGATGATGACGGAATTTCACTAAAAAACTGGAAAGAAGTATTAAATAATGGAACCAAAGCTAGCTTAGATGACTTTTTTAATCAAGTAAAAAAAAGGAACCATCGAAATAGTGTTTTTGTAGACAATACTGCAAATAAACAAGTTTCGGAAATTTACCATAAATACCTTAAAGAAAGTATCTCTGTGGTTACTTGCAACAAAATTGCATGTGCATCGGAATACAATAACTATAAAAATTTAAAGGAAATTTCTAGAAAATACAATGCCTCTTTTTTGTTTGAAACTAATGTAGGAGCAGGTTTACCTATTATAGATACCTTAAAAAACCTTATAAATTCTGGAGATAGAATACATAAAATTCAAGCGGTACTGTCGGGTAGTTTAAATTTTGTATTTAACCACTTTGAGGAAACTACTACTTTTAGCAAAATAGTGGCAGAGGCTCAAAAAGAAGGGTATACAGAACCTGATCCTAAAATTGATTTAAGTGGAATTGATGTTGCCAGAAAAATATTAATTTTAGCAAGAGAAAGTGGCTATCAATTAGAATTAGAAGAAATAGAAAACAATTCTTTTTTACCCAATGAAAGTCTAAAAACTAGCTCTAACGATGCGTTTTATAAATCTTTAGAGAAGCATGAAAATCATTTTCAACAATTATTTGCTAATGCTAAAAAAGAAAATTCTCGACTAAAATATGTGGCAGAATTTTCTAATGGAAAAGCAAAAGTTGGCTTGCAACATATTTCGGTAACGCATCCTTTTTATAATTTAGAGGGAAGTGATAATATTGTTCTTTTTTATACGGATAGGTATCCTAAAAACCCTTTAATAATAAAAGGTGCTGGTGCTGGTGCAGAAGTTACAGCTTCTGGTATTTTTGCAGATGTTATAAGAATTGGAAACGATTAATTTTTGCCAATTATAAGAGGTACTAAAAATAAAAAAATGAATTATTTAAAAATATTTTCTCCTGCTACTGTGGCAAATGTTTCCTGCGGATTCGACTCTATGGGCTTTGCATTAGATACTATTGGAGACGAAATGACATTTACAAAAACCCAAAAAAAAGGAGTTACAATAACGCAAATTTCTGGAGCAAAATTACCCTATAATGTTCAAGAAAATGCTGCTGGTGCAGTGGTACAAAAAATGCTGCAAGAAACAAAAGCTCCTTTTGGTATAGCACTTACCATTCATAAAGGTTTTACACCTGGTAGTGGTTTAGGAAGCTCTGCGGCAAGTGCTGCAGGCGCAGCCTTCGGAACTAATCAATTTTTACAAAAAAAATATACTAATTTAGAACTTACCAAATTGGCAATGTTTGGCGAAAAAGTTGCATGCGGAACTGAAATAGCAGACAATGTTGCCGCAGCTATTTTTGGTGGTTTTGTATTGGTTAGGAGCTATCATCCATTAGAAATTATAAAATTACCTGTTCCTAAAAAACTTCGTGTTGTTGCCATACACCCACAAATAGAAATAAAAACACAGGATGCTAGAGAGGTTTTGCCAAAAAATATTGCGTTAAAAGACGGAATTACACAGTGGGCAAATGTGGGCGGTTTGGTAAGCGGACTCTATACAGACAATTACCAACTAATTAGCAATTCTTTGGTTGATGTGGTTGCCGAACCAGCAAGAAAAGCTTTAATTCCTTTTTTTGATTCGGTTAAGAAAAACGCTTTAAAAGCAGGTGCCCTAGGTGCGGGAATTAGTGGTTCTGGCCCTACAATTTTTGCCTTGTGCGAAGGTGATGAAATAGCATCTAAGGTCCAAAAAGTAATTACCGAAACGTATTCGAAAACTAAAATCGATTTTCGTGTTTTTAATTCAAAAATAAATGCTGCCGGAATTAAAATAATCGAATAACTAATAGCGCTTTAAAACATATCAACCAGAAAAAATAAAAAAATGAACTACTATAGTTTGCATCATAAATCGCCAAAAACTAACTTTAAAAATGCCGTAATTGAAGGGCTGGCAAAAGACAGAGGTATTTATTTTCCTGAAAAAATTACCCCTTTGCCTAAAAATTTTATCGATAATATTACCAATTATTCCAATCATGAAATTGCTTTTGAAGTAATTAAACAGTTTGTAGGAGACGAAATTCCGCCTACGGCTTTAAAAGAGATAATTTCTAAAACCCTCTCTTTTGATTTTCCGATAGTAGAAATAGAAAACAACATCGCCTCTTTAGAACTTTTTCATGGCCCTACCATGGCTTTTAAAGATGTAGGAGCTAAATTTATGGCAGAATGTTTGGCATATTTTAACAACGATAAGGAAACGGAAATAACTGTGCTTGTGGCAACATCTGGTGATACCGGTGGTGCAGTTGCTAATGGGTTTTTAGAAGCAAAAGGCATTAAAGTAGTTATTCTTTATCCCTCGGGAAAAGTAAGTAATATTCAAGAAAAACAACTGACTACTTTGGGTAAAAACATTACCGCAATTGAAGTAAATGGAGTTTTTGATGATTGCCAAGAAATGGTAAAAACTGCCTTTTTAGATGAGGACATTTCCAGAAAATTAACTTCTGCAAACTCCATAAATATTGCGCGTTGGCTGCCACAAATGTTCTACTTTTTCTTTGCTTATAAAACACTAAAGAAAAAAAATAAAGAACTCGTATTTTCTGTTCCTAGTGGTAATTTTGGAAATATATGTGCGGGAGTGCTTGCCCAAAAATTAGGGCTACCAATTAAACATTTTATTGCAGCTACAAATATAAATGACACCGTACCGAACTACTTGCAGAAAGGGCAATACCAACCCAAACCATCTAAAGCAACCATTTCTAATGCTATGGATGTTGGAAATCCAAGTAATTTTATTAGAATTGAAGAATTGTTTCAAAATAATATAGAAACACTTAAAAAAGTTTTTTCTTCTTTTAGTTTCTCGGATGAAGAGACAACTAAAACCATGGAAACTGTTTATAAAAAAACAGGTTATATTGCAGAACCTCATGGTGCTGTTGGCTATTTAGGTTTAAAGAAACACCAATTAAAGGACACTGAATTTGGTGTATTTCTAGAGACTGCACATCCAGTAAAATTTTTAGATATTGTAGAGAAAACACTTCCCATAAAAGTGCCTATTCCGCCTCAAATAAAAAAAATACTACACAAAGAAAAAGTAGCTATTCAAATAAATGAATACAAAGAGCTAAAAGCTTACTTGCAAAATAATCAACCTTAAAAATACGTTTTTTAAATAAAATAATTTCTTAATCCTAACATCTATGAGAAAATATACATTAACGATACGTTTATTAGCTTTAAATGTCATTTTTATAGCTTGTGCTAAAACTACTATTCAAAAAACAAGTATACCAAAAGTTATTATAGATAGTTACGAAAATATGCGAAACTACAGAACTGGCAAGTTTATCTATTTTGCAGATGCGGCTGTTTTTGAAGACTGTGAAACTGGCGTAAAACATGCTGTAAAACCAAAAGAAGGAACTTATGAAAATACGGAAGGCTATTTAGCATTAGAAAAGTATTACAGTACCAACGTAAAAGAACCCGGAACACCAATTTATATAGAGTTAGAAGGTTATAATGTTTCTAAAAACCCCGAAGTAGAGGGCTGGAAAAACACCATTATTCCCACCGTTTTTAAAGTTATAAAAAAAGAAGAAAGTGGCTGTAAGTAGTTTTTGCTGATAAAAAACAGAAGCTCTTTGACACATCAAAGAGCTTCTTATTTACAGATAACATTCCACAGTATTATCTAACTTAAAATATTTGTAGAATTACAAACCCACATCATAAAAATGAATTGAGTTTAACAGATGTTTAATGCTTTTTTTTAAACCTTATTTCGTTTTAGGTAATGAATCCAAAAGCCAAACATATCTCTAGTTCAATTCTACTACTTCTTCTTTTTCAGTTGTTTATTTATATGTATATCTGTACCTGATTGAGTTTGCTTAATACATCAAATTTATTATTTTTAAACTTATAAATATGTTCATTAAATGTTCATTTGTTTTTATTAAATTTACGTATGATTTATCTTTTAGGTAGCGTATTATTATTTTCTTTAAACAACCTACTTTGGTCGAACTATGTAAAAAAAGAAAGTCTTTTTAAATTGATTCGTAAAAGAGCTTTTTTTACCACTACTTTTACGGGGATCATTTTGGTGTATGTATTTTTTAATACTGATTTTGAGCTTCAAAAAAACCTTTTAAATCTATTGCCAATTAGTATTCTTGGTTTTATAGGTTTGGTTTGTTTGGTAAAGGGTTTCAAAAACGGAAGTATTATAGAGTTTTCTGTATATAGCCTGCTTCTAGTATTAATAATTGGAATTATTGGAGAGAAAACAAATACTTTAGTTGTTTTGTCTAGGCCATGGCCAATTATATTGGTTTTTTTTGGGTATTTCTATTTCATTTACAAAAAATTCAAAATCAAAAAAAATAAAAACATTTTTGTTGCTCATATTTATTTTTTAATAGCTCATATTTGCTTTGGTTGTTTGTTGTATTTACAATGGCTATTATTAGAAAATACACCCAATGTAGTAATTGCATTTTCTCAAGAGTTAACAGTGTTAATTTTAGCTAGCACTATTCATTTATATAAACCCAATAAAAAAAAACGACCTAATTATATAAAAAAATGGGAGTACGCCCTTTTTGCTTTACCAATAAGTTTAGCTGTTATATTAGGTTTAGAGGGTTTAAAATCTACACACCCTTTTCATTACACCTTAATAGGTTTACTAACACCCGTAATAACAGTATTATTGGATGTTATAATTAATAAAGAAACACTTAAAGCAGATGCTGTAATAGGAATCTTAACCATGCTTAGTGGTTTAATATGGTTTTACTTTTAACTATAATACCATAATAGTATGAAACAATTTGAAGAACTATTACGAAACGACATTGAAAAAACTATTGGGTTTAGAATAGTATCAACTACAGAAGCTAGAGCACTTTTAAGTTTGCTATTAGAAACTGATATTACAACTGTAAGTTTAAGCACTATAAGAAGATTCTGGGGACTTATACCAAAAAGAAAAGCTAGTAAAAATACCGTTAACACACTCTCTATTTTTCTAGGCTATAAATCTTTTTATGATTATATAAAACATAAAAATAGATTTGACCATTTGTATACAGATATTAAAATTCAACAATTAAAGCATAAAGACTCTTTGAGTGCTAATGATTTTAAATTTATAGAATCTTTATACTATAAATATGGGCAAATCAACTTTATCATGTCATTATTTGAACATGCTATTCTATTAGAAAAGTGGAATTATATTGAACAGTTATTTGATGATTCTCAAAATAAATTATTGCAACTTAAAGACCATCGAAATACTTTTATAGTAGGTTTTGCTTATCAAGTTTCCATCTATTTAAATTCGATACCTACTCCTCTGTTTGAAAAAATTATTACGAAACTGTTAAAAATTAAAAACTTTAAAATTAACGCTATATACATTTATATAGATATTATAAATATTAACTATAGGTATGGTAAAATTTTAGAGATTATTAAATCGCACACAAATGAAACTCAAGAAAAACTTTTCTTACGATTAATACTCAATTTAAGAACTTTTTTAAACGGGAATAAACCAGAAATATTTGAAATTCCAGATACACAACTAAGTTGCATGCCAGATGTTCTTAAAGGGCGTTATTATGGTTTCCAGATTTTATGTTCTCAAGAACATAATGATAAAAAAAGAGCTGCTCATTATCTAAAATTGTTTAAAAGTAAAATTACTCCACAAACCTACATTCGTAATTATTTACATGAATTTATTCATCATTTATTGTTAGCTAAAAGATTTGATATGTTAGATGAAATTATAAAAGAATTTTACGACATAATAACAGATGAATACTATACACATTCTAATTTAGATCTTTTTATTATAAATATCAATGAAATAATTTACAACTTAAAAAGTGATAATTATAGAATAGCAAAACGCCTATTTATAAACCTTAACAAAGAAAAAATTAGTTTTGGCTCTCATTGGGATTATTACCTTGTTTTCTATCACATTATGGGTTATCATATTTCTAAAGAAAGTGAAGATAAAAAGCAACACCAGTTAGCATATTGTAACTTTGCTAAAACTTCTAAATTCAAGCGTTTTGATAAACAATATTTAATCAACTATTTAGATTAGTTTTTTACCGAGAATTTAATAAGCACAAATAATGTATGAATTAAAGAATGATACAAATCAAAAAAAAACCTTCAATATTTGTTGAAGGCTCTTCTTTTTGTGAAAAATTACTTTTTTATTATTCTTTTTACTAAATGTTTATCTTTAGTTGTTACTTTAAAGAAGTAATGCCCTGCAGATAATGTAGTAGTATTAATCTTATTTGTGCCTATATCTATTTTCTTTTTCATAATCATTTTCCCATACATATCAAAAACTTCTAGAAGAAGTTCTTCATTAAAATTGATGTAATAAAAGTGTTCTACTGGATTTGGATACATGGTTAAATTAGGTAGAGTATTATCTGTAGAACTTAAGGTATTTGTTGTTCCTAACAATGTAATATTTTCATTTTCAATTAAATAATATAAGGTTTCAGGCGCTCCTTTATTTCCATTAGGATCGGTAATGGATAAGTTAAATTTGTATACTCCATTCGATAAAGAAGAAATATCCAAATCAGTTAACCTAGTCTCTTCAGCATTTAAATTTCCTGTAAAACTTAAGGTAGTTATATTG encodes:
- the leuB gene encoding 3-isopropylmalate dehydrogenase gives rise to the protein MKYTIAVIPGDGIGPEVTNQAKKALDAVAYAYNHVFLYKEAQMGACAIEATGNPLPDKTIDICKAADAILFGAIGDLKYDNNPEAKVRPEQGLLKLRKELGLFCNVRPIKAYNQLIENSPLKKEVIQGTDIVIYRELTGGIYFGKKEVSKDGLSAYDACLYSVDEISRITHLAFKAAQNRRKKVTLVDKANVLETSRLWRKTVSEIAKQYKDVTLDFLFVDNAAMQLILNPKQFDVILTENLFGDIISDEASVIGGSIGLLASSSVGEKNALFEPIHGSFPQAKGKDTANPLASILSAALLLEHLGLHDEAEAIERAVEKSLVLGITTEDIKGKKDFFTETSKVGDFIADYIINQEDSNMNFMNIHAGQSTII
- a CDS encoding 2-isopropylmalate synthase — protein: MQDNQVQIFDTTLRDGEQVPGCKLDTKQKLVIAERLDLLGVNVIEAGFPVSSPGDFTSVSEIAKIVKNATVCGLTRAVENDIKVAAEALNYAKYPRIHTGIGTSDSHIKFKFNSTRDKVIERAVRAVKYAKSFVEDVEFYAEDAGRTDNEFLAKVCEEVIKAGATVLNIPDTTGYCLPEEYGAKIKYLKEHVKGVDNVILSCHCHNDLGLATANSISGVINGARQIECTINGIGERAGNTALEEVVMVLKQHPYLNLETSINTKLLYDTSILVRESMGMPVQPNKAIVGANAFAHSSGIHQDGVIKNRETYEIMNPEDVGVTESAIVLTARSGRAALAYRAKKIGYELTKVQLDSAYTSFLKTADVQKEVKDDDIHQIMKQVNKISKIAMV
- the thrA gene encoding bifunctional aspartate kinase/homoserine dehydrogenase I → MKVLKFGGSSVANSENIKKVLHIVKEASEKEKIVVVVSAFGKTTDALLEASKDALTNLEAAKKRVSAIKVHHFEIIDTLLSTNKKEVQDHITALFDRLYAIYDGIFLLQELSDKTTAKVVSFGERLSSLIIANAANEIMNASHKKSTELIYTNNDYLNAQVNFKKTNEKIRDYLSKNSFQVTILGGFIATNNAHEITTLGRGGSDYTAAIYAAALAASELQIWTDVSGMYTANPRIVKQAYPISEISYEEAMELSHFGAKVLYPPTIQPALRKEIPIRIKNTFKPEKKGTLIRKNLQTKNGVKGISYIENICLITLEGGGMVGVPGFSKRLFETLSGAAINVAFITQASSEHSICVGIYEQDAHKAKQLLDDTFSIEITRKKIKPIIIEKELAIIAVVGESMKNHQGLSGQMFSALGRNNVNIRAIAQGSSEKNISAVIHKNNAKKALNTLHEQFFEEKTKQLNLFITGVGNVGEKFLAQIAQQKKYLKENLKLNIRVIGLSNSKKMVFDDDGISLKNWKEVLNNGTKASLDDFFNQVKKRNHRNSVFVDNTANKQVSEIYHKYLKESISVVTCNKIACASEYNNYKNLKEISRKYNASFLFETNVGAGLPIIDTLKNLINSGDRIHKIQAVLSGSLNFVFNHFEETTTFSKIVAEAQKEGYTEPDPKIDLSGIDVARKILILARESGYQLELEEIENNSFLPNESLKTSSNDAFYKSLEKHENHFQQLFANAKKENSRLKYVAEFSNGKAKVGLQHISVTHPFYNLEGSDNIVLFYTDRYPKNPLIIKGAGAGAEVTASGIFADVIRIGND
- a CDS encoding homoserine kinase, giving the protein MNYLKIFSPATVANVSCGFDSMGFALDTIGDEMTFTKTQKKGVTITQISGAKLPYNVQENAAGAVVQKMLQETKAPFGIALTIHKGFTPGSGLGSSAASAAGAAFGTNQFLQKKYTNLELTKLAMFGEKVACGTEIADNVAAAIFGGFVLVRSYHPLEIIKLPVPKKLRVVAIHPQIEIKTQDAREVLPKNIALKDGITQWANVGGLVSGLYTDNYQLISNSLVDVVAEPARKALIPFFDSVKKNALKAGALGAGISGSGPTIFALCEGDEIASKVQKVITETYSKTKIDFRVFNSKINAAGIKIIE
- the thrC gene encoding threonine synthase, with the protein product MNYYSLHHKSPKTNFKNAVIEGLAKDRGIYFPEKITPLPKNFIDNITNYSNHEIAFEVIKQFVGDEIPPTALKEIISKTLSFDFPIVEIENNIASLELFHGPTMAFKDVGAKFMAECLAYFNNDKETEITVLVATSGDTGGAVANGFLEAKGIKVVILYPSGKVSNIQEKQLTTLGKNITAIEVNGVFDDCQEMVKTAFLDEDISRKLTSANSINIARWLPQMFYFFFAYKTLKKKNKELVFSVPSGNFGNICAGVLAQKLGLPIKHFIAATNINDTVPNYLQKGQYQPKPSKATISNAMDVGNPSNFIRIEELFQNNIETLKKVFSSFSFSDEETTKTMETVYKKTGYIAEPHGAVGYLGLKKHQLKDTEFGVFLETAHPVKFLDIVEKTLPIKVPIPPQIKKILHKEKVAIQINEYKELKAYLQNNQP
- a CDS encoding EamA family transporter, with translation MIYLLGSVLLFSLNNLLWSNYVKKESLFKLIRKRAFFTTTFTGIILVYVFFNTDFELQKNLLNLLPISILGFIGLVCLVKGFKNGSIIEFSVYSLLLVLIIGIIGEKTNTLVVLSRPWPIILVFFGYFYFIYKKFKIKKNKNIFVAHIYFLIAHICFGCLLYLQWLLLENTPNVVIAFSQELTVLILASTIHLYKPNKKKRPNYIKKWEYALFALPISLAVILGLEGLKSTHPFHYTLIGLLTPVITVLLDVIINKETLKADAVIGILTMLSGLIWFYF